GTAAAGTCGTCAGCCAATATGACGTTGCCGAGCTCATGAAACCTGCATTCATCAAGGCGTCTACTACGGAAATAGCTGAGAATGggttcgaaaaaacaggaaTTTGGCCATTTGATCGCAATATTTTTTCCGATGATGACTTTGCCCCGGCCACGGTGACTGATCAACCCGATCCTGAGATTCTTCGTGAAGAAGAGACGTTTCGATTGCATCTTGAAGGTGCGCCTATTCAATCGACCGTAAATCGCATTTCCTGTGAGGATAAAGAAGTTCAAGTGCTTCCCGAAGACATCATGGCTGATTTCGCAGAGCCGGACAGCATCTCAACGGCCAATAACCCGGTGTTTGAAATATCTCCGTCGATCATACTTCCGTTACCGAAAATGGTCACCCCGAGAGTCACGAAGAGAAAACGCCAAGCAGAAAAGGCAGCTGACATAACGTCTGCTCAATACGCTGACATTTTGAAGAAGCCGAAAGCATCGAAAGACATTAAATCcatcaaaaaagaacaaaaacaacgCTCTTCGAAAAAACCTAGGCAAAATAAGGGCAAAGGGGGCACCTCATCTGATAATCTATGCGAGAAATGCGGAAGCCAGTTTTCTGATTCAGGTTGGACAATATGCTCACAATGCCTTTCATGGTTCCACGCTAAATGCTTTACTTCTGCTGCAACTATTTAAATACTCAAATGAACTTAAACCATCGATGAATTGTTTTTAATGCTCTTTCgttttgaaatgtttttaaGTGTATCATTAAACTTTACAAATGAATTATCGCCTTCCTAGGAGGTCATTTAAAATATGCGTGGACAGGTTGTTGGCTATTTCAGAtccttttccttcctttgcgaggACAATGGcccgaaaaaatccagaaattttTGCATGGAGTGTATGTATTTGACCTCTTCTGTCGTTCCCTTCCAAGGATGAAACTGTCCACGAACAACATGAGTAGCCTTTCGAATCGTAGCGTAATTCAAGAACACTCCCCAATGCTGAAAACACtaaaatacgtacaaaaactacaatttttccgtaagtgtccatctttcccaccttagtgtccgtcttacccatttcagatgtccgtctttcccgaccatGTGAGGAAATagtatttcgatgcatttttttcaatgacccacaatacatcaatgttggaataaatttactagttctttcttcttcttcaatggcactaacgttcctagaggaacttcgccgtctcaacgtagtattacttgcgtcatttttattagtatttagttgagatttctatgccaaataacacgccttgaatgcattctgagtggcaagctctagaatacgcgtgatcacagtgcaagtaaATTTACTAGTATCAACGGTAATTATGATAGAAAAGGACCTGAAGTTTCAATTTGTACAACAACTGCGATCATGAAAGCTATATATGTGTAAAAATTGAGATTACAccttagggtgtccgtctttacctactttccTCTACCCCTTATTTGCATTTTTATCGTCATAAAATGATGAGTAATTCCGATTCTCTTTCTGCATGCAATCGCTACCAGATTTTTCTAGCACCAATTAGGGCACCGAAAAAAATCACTGCGTCGGATATAAGATAATGCAGGAAAAGTGATTGCAATGCCCGAGTCAGTAAAAAAATCTTCCTCTGAGCGCAATTTAAACACGCTGCTGATCGATAATTGATATCGAATGACAAATCAAGAGCGCAGAAGGATTCGATTTCCGTTCGCAGTCCCTTGCTCGTTAGAAGCCTTTTGATGTAAATTTAGAGTTGGCGAGGGGCGAAGTAATTGAATTTATGACACTGCAAAGGGAGCAGACTATCGCGACTTCTCACCACGACGGACCGACGTGTCATCTGAATTTATTTCCAATACGTTGTGTTGTTTCCGAGAAAAtgttgttttaattttattattttcgagTGATACCATGTTAGATCCGCCTTCCAACTGGGAGGAAATCTTTGTCTCTAATCGTTGTACTAAAAATCCCGCACTCGGATCGTGGAGAATGCGGGGGAAGTGGGAGTGAGTAAATGGCTATAAAAAACTAGGTGAAAGCTTTGGGCGGATATGCGCATGTTCCCCGCCGACGAAAAGCTGCAACAAGCGCGTTTCGTTATGTATTACAGCAGCGGAAATCTCCGCCTTTTGGATATTTCATGTTGTGTACGCGGCAAAGCTTATTCCTGTCTCCTGTCGGGCATTCGATGGGGGCTGAAATTGGttgacgaaaaatcttttttttttcttgggcaGTCTAAATTTCAGCGGCTCTCCGAGCGTTCGCTTGTTGCTGCTTTTGGAGCTTGCGGTTTTTTCGTCTCCAAACACAGAACGGTCGCAGTGTACAGAAGTAAAGAATCTCCACGAAACTGAGCAACGACACACCCATGAAAAGTCCCAGCAAACCACCGAAGGTTCCCAGAAGCTCCGTCAGTGTGTACGAATCCGTTCTCTCGAAGGTTGGGAACTTCTCCTTGTTATAGTGCACACTGATTTGAGTGTATGAGATGCTGCAAAAATCCAAGAAAACTTAAAAACATGCGCTCCTTTTGAATGGTAACTTACTTTGAAGATTTTCGTTGATCTTTCCGGATGCTCCAATAATCCAAATCAGTCTGCAGCATTTCTGAGACGTACTTTAGGTAGGTACAAGTTTGCAAGCAATTGCAACTTTTCCGATCGGAATTACGTCGTGGGAGGATCTTCTTCTCTCGCCCTCTTGACCCATCTCCGGTGCAGTGCACTTTCTTCACATTGCAAATCTTATCCTCGTCATCATGGGGCAACGCAAAATTTACGCATCCCTCGGTGAACAATTGCTCCCGTGCGCGGCATTCCAGTTCGCAATTCTTCTGTGTGTAAACTTTGAATAGCTCCAATTGCTTTTCCTCTGGCGTAAAACACTTCCTCCTGGAAATCTTCTACTTGAGACTAAATTTCCCTTCTCAATCACTACTTACCTTTCCGGTGAAAACTGCAGCAACTTCGACGAAACTTCCGTAACTTGTGGCTTCACAGTTATATAGGTACTCTTGCCCATCGGAACGTAAATCGCTCGGTAATTCGCCTGCGGAAAATCCTCCGGCGAATGCACATAAACCATGAAACCCTGCTCCGCCCGACAGTGATAATCGTAATCACTCACATTCAACCGCAAATTGATCACCAAATCAATCTTCTTGTCATCCAGGAATGACCTCCTCGGGTACTCCACGTCAGTATCGACCGATCCGTAGCCCTCTTCTGGGCTCCAATTCTGGATCGCGATCGAAGCCTCACTGTGATTGTAATGCCGATGCAGGCGGTCTGCTCGAAACAGTTCCCTCGCGGAGATGGGGTTGAAGCTGTAGCAAACACCATCCTCGGTCAGAACTTTCTCGAACATTCCCGCGCACCCGAGCTTGTCCAAATCCCAGGTTATGCTCTCGCATATATCTTCCAGCGTGGGTGCAACTTCGTCCATCAATCGCACTATTCGTGGGTTTGCTGGGCTAGTGTAGTTGATATTATAGAAACATGGTGCATCACACAGCTGTAGGAGTCCCTTGAGATGATCGTCGAGCTTGTTCGGATCGCCTTTGGTTTCACAATACGCCCTACCGATATCGTACAGTGAACGCTTTGATTTCGTCTGGGGACAAATGGTCACCGCTGGAAACGGTATTTCCCAACTGTAGGTGACTTTGTCTGAGGTTACTATTTTGACTGGATTCTTCTCCCACTTGACCCAAGCTTCCAGAATGTTGGTACCAGCGAAGTACAGCGTGGTTATGAAGATGACGGTCCAAATTAGTCTGAAAATGAAAACCGTTGGTCAAACGAACCGATAAACATTTTTGTTAACACATACTTCTCAACGTAGGAACTATCCCTGCAACCAATATACCGAACACCGTGTATCGAACTGCTTCCGCAAAAATCCACAAACGAATCCTCCAGAGAATGGATGTGTTTAATGTGTTTGTTGTAACTCAACTTTCTAATGAAATTGCCGCCTGATTTCGCGGAATCGTGCTGCATTTCTTTATTCCTCTGTTCCTTCGGATATCTCACAATCTCACCATCGTGATGATCCGACCGCGGAAGTGTCATGATGACTGCCGCAAGCGAACTGTCACTTAACTGCTTTATATCGGTAACTACCTGACGAAGGTTATCATCATAATATATGATGGTTCCTACGAGTGGGTGGATGTGTCCACGGGGAAATGGATGGGAGCATCTGGGCTGGCGTAATTCAATTAGCGTATTACCTTCGTAAGGTGCGGTAGGGTCAATGAGTGACGACGAGTTGCGTAATGGTCTGTCGTAGGGAAAGTAATTCAGAACGTTGGGTCGATTGAAAACATTAACCATTACCGGCGAAAATATATCCGCAATGCAGTAAAACATCCAACCAGAGGATCCAATGTGGTCGACTTTAATGTACTCTCACACATATATGTGAATCTAAAGAAAACAGTCAAAATGAAACAGTAGTTTTGCAGTTTTGTACATTACCAGTACCATTGGTTCAAAATTGCTGACCATTGTAccaatatccaaaatatatatcttGTCGATCTCTGATTATGAGGAATTAGGACGCTAAATTCAAGAAGGAAatacacagtgcattcaaaaaattccgggactattttttaaaacaaagaaaaaattcaaaagtttaTATATTAGTTCTCTACATATAGGTTTTCTCTTCCACATAAATTTTTAAACGTTCGTAGAGGTGTCGGAAGGCACGTTTAAACCCAGCCGGTATGGAGTTCATAATACACGTCacatttcgttgaatgtttGGAACATCGTCAAAACGGGCCCGCTTCATAGCGTTCTTTAGCTTGGGAAACAACAAAAAGCCTACCTGGGCGAGGCGCAGTATCCGTGCCAATAATCGTTCCAGGACAGTTTTGTGGAAGACCGCATACACTGTTTGCCCTGGAGGCACAAAATTCGATGTCGGCTCTCTGTTccataattaaaattttgacGCGACAAAAAATCACTGCGTTACTCTTATCAGCCAAAACTAGCTACTGAATCGAGATAGCGGTTCACGGTTGAAACGGTAGCTGACCAGAAGTTGGCGCGCGTTGGAGCAGAGATGGGGCCACTTCCCGACTTTAGCGCGCGGTAGTCCCGGAACTTCTTGAATGCACTGTGTAGACAGCCACTTTTATGGACTTGAACTTCCGAAGATACGAGGGACATaacatttttggatttttgctattcggaatttgagaaaaaaattgtaaggcgttgtatctaggacacgaccgcatattttcgacgtagaactacgcaattatattatgcaatccacttcgagtattattttagaatgcatcgaaatttttgtaatagattatgttcttcgttacaaataaatttgatgaacgtccttttacgtttgatatgatacctaggactaccaacatattaggctgtcaaaaagtcctgcggtattttttttaaatgttcatttgttcataaaattagttacaatcatctgttttaagtcaaatatgcgccgttttgttcgatgacttgttcccaacgagatgccaacttcataatacccctgttatagaagctcgcttccttattggcaaaaaactcggatagccaattttcacaggcctcttttgtggctaacttctgactacctagctcgttcgccatggacaaaaacaggtggtagtcacttggtgcaaggtccggactatacggtggatgcaaaagaacctcccatccgagctcccggagcttctggcgcgtcaccaaagagtgtgtggcctggcgttgtcctgatggaagacaatgcggcctctgtttatcaaagatggcctcttcttcatgagtgctaccttcaagcggtccagttgttggcagtacaggtccgaattgagcgtttggccatagggaagcagctcataatagattattacttgagaatcccaccaaacacacagcagaaccttcctggccgttaatgagggcttggccaccgtctgagccgcttctgcgggcttcgaccacgaccgtttgcgcttcacgttgtcgtaagtgacccacttttcatcgccagtcaccatcccctccagaaacgggtcgattttgttgcgattcagcagcgattcacatgcgtcgatacggtcaaagatgttttttttttgcgtcaacgtgtgtggcacccatacatcgaggttctttgtgaatccaagcttcttcaaatggttaataacggtttgatgacttatccccagctcttggccgatgctacggctgctactatgccggtctttctcggctagttcagcgattttgtcgcaattttcgacgacaggccttccggaacgtggcgcatcttcgacgacctctacaccagaacgaaaacgttgaaaccatcgttgtgcggtggaaatggaaactgtatcggatccataaactgcccaaattttattggcagcttgggatgcatttttgcctttgtcatagtagtattgtgtgtcggattttctctttattttgctccatatttgcgacactataactcacgaacgacttaaccaaacaaaacactgtcaaggactatattatagcgcgcaaaaatacctttccaacaagcaatgaatacaatgaatacaacttgaactacgcgcttacaacgacacctcgcggaaataccgcaggacttttttgacagcctaatatgtgaacggaagaaatgtcaaacgatcattgtattttacttttccctttgaaattattgcacatctcatgtttacgtattcctcgaaccgcgaaagttcattcgcctctattatcTGAAAGGACGATTTTTCCAGGGTTCTCAGTTTAaggccatgttctcactgcagccaAGCGTCAACGTGGCACAACAAGTGAATACAaaaatactcaacaccaaaaaatacccccgacttgcatgtatttgcaaactggattcccccaggcacataaatttagaagtccgtgttagggaaacagctcggtgggaaaaaaatacccccgcctTGCATGTTTCGATAAAGCGGATTCCCCaagacacattaattttgaaattcgtgttaaggaaacacagctcagtggaaaAAATACCCTCCACTTGCATGTTTCGACAAAGTGGATTCCTTCAGGcagattgattttgaagtccgtgttagggaaaacagctcggtgggaacaaaaaattataggaggttgtgtccaagatacgaccgcattgttgacgtagaactacgctgttatattataaaagtcgcttgtttaaaccttcggatattattctataatgctgtgaaattttagaaacaactgcttagtagaacaatctctgaaatgcttttttttcattgtagaatcagttgacgataattgtcgcaatttatttcatgtcaatgcattgaaaatttacctcgaacgctattccggtggcctttttcgcaattgacattaCTCGGTTACAGTTGATTATActaatatatctttggcaccgcgaggaaacaacaacaataacaacacttgcaagcatcaaatatcatgccacatatattatttagtattgcctcagaggaattgcacctccaggcatcgttcgtacaacgtaaaccaagcgccaaacaagcatagcatgcatacagagccatacattggtggcttgaaactgctaggaatataaacacttctcatcattttgcgctattctcaaaagaaacacttctgtttatattactggcctcgaaaaaaagttgcattactttctcatactcgagctaagcgcagctgtcacccttagtggaggaagttttgctactggcaagcgaaacctaatcatatacaaaattcctgaacgacattcactttcttggtgattaaacaagcgaaataaactcttttttttaatatcaataacctcgaaaacagtagcattgcttcatttatGATCAAGACTAGTGCAAATTCACGTCAATGCTTCGCCATGACGTCAAtttaatacattcatgcaatgtcaaaagcaccatcgaagcccttatgacggaaaacaaacaatgttcactgcttggaaaaagactgaattatgccacacagcttgtactctgctgtaacacccatcgatgcaaattcgctgatgagtttgtcaagaacaACCgcgttcaccaccagcggggggagctggtTGCTGCCTGTGTaatggcgtttacattttcgaccgacgcgccgaagtcgcctacttcgctgttgttcgatgcgaaggctcggttcagtgcgagcgcttttcactgcactaacatcgcgtgcatcattagatgacgcttgcctcgaaattttattgcccccggcaatgcgttcgttttttgcagggctcgagccaaccttcctcttcttcttgttcatcacacactatgcgaagcgtccaatttatgacgcggaaagaaaaacacacgatacgaataacgcgaaaaacgaactggaaaaaccacacgacgatatccaaattaccactggtggggtccaatcttagatcgaagcgcagcgaaagcaaagtgaactggattgctcaacagtccgatgccgaatgaaagtttgcctcagcgagatccaatgtttatactctaggcaagtattccccttcattcttcttcttttcctttgttcacggtgacttcATATCCtccgatttccccttcgttactcgtcgataagttgctcgttatttacagctctgttcgggaaagcacacaaatggactgaacaaatgtatgggaaaatagaaacgcttaaagttttcatgaattttaaccatttacaaaccaagggattctaatgtatagcatattgaacaaattttagggaatctccgattcgtttagtatgtaaatcgccaaaatccgttcgcggcaaaaatagttattaacgttaactttatttcataaaaacgtgacctgttttctgatttggcacccttaatgaaagacgtagttctacgtcaaaacacctcTGACTTGCATGCTTTGACAAAGCAGATTCCCCCAgacatattgattttgaagtccgtgttagggaaacataattcggtgggaacaaacataccccctacttgcatgtatatttgcaaagcggatttccacaggtaaatcgattttgaagtctgtgttggggaaaccgtaaatcaagTCAATAAAAACTTGGCtgttaggacgtttagataacgcttgacattttacagttattcaatagttcatctcatgaaaaataacattttatgaattgtgatagacgcgtggaaatatttctaatcaattgatgcaaacatctttccgatctgttaagaaatgttcgagttataagcatacgggtagggttagcatacaaatcggcagaacaaatgtatgggaaaaaaggaagttcttccagctttcgtgaatttaaaccgtttttaaacgtgacctgttttctgatttggcacccttgctgaaagacgtagttctacgtcaaaagtgttcGGATATTGAATCAGttgcatatttttagtttttcaccataaatatGTGTTAGTAAACCAATTTTATTTTGTCAAATGAATAAAAGGTTCTATTGTATCcggaaatcaaattaatttcaattcaatttcaatctcaagtaccattttgagacactgtttaatggccaatgggaaatttgaaacaaaatcatatttgcaatttggaaaatcataactctaaaacgacaaaaaatcacatctctgattatCGAATATCTTAtgtaaaaacctcagctttcaagaaaaaaatataaataataaaaatataaataacccTTGGTCTCGAATCCatacaaactataaaaaaacaatcaataattagtAAAACGAAATCAAAATTTTTGCGAGTTAAATATTGTTCCAAAAAAGAATAGCTATTGGTTTTAACTTGGTATGTCGGTCATCAGAATCGATCCAGTAATTCATTTCTGGATCGCGATCGAACCTTCACTGTGAATGGTTGTCcgccattttttaattttaaattattaatgtttgaatgaaaattattactcgatgctgttcaaatacttagaagacgtAGTCCTGGCCTTAACTTGACTATTTTgctataaatctccttgcatttctgccaaaactttatccataatataaaatcattatcacaattctcgttcaagattttttgccACCTGTGTTATTCTTTCACACAGAACTCATATTAGAgcctattttctttttttttttggtagggCCTATTTTAgtgtataatttttgttttaaaacgcTTTTATTTCACCAGGAAATCCATTACCCTATTCGCtttacagaaatggaacacgaatcTCAATACATCTATATCGAATTGCGTTTCAGATTGTCACATTTGCACAACACGATTGGACTTGGATGAGTAGTTGATTAACAGACGTATCTGGAATTCTCGAGGAAATTACAAAATCGGTTTTCTCAGAGCATATTTTTTCGactaattaaaaattaaaatgtgtatATGTCAATAGCAAAGGCTATGTCaatgttgctcatgatagcgtctcgcaagtgaatgtactCTTCCTCGCgacgcttctgttgattgtgtcgtaggaatcgtaGTCATTCACTCTCTACCTCTCTGCCGTTCGCAAGTAATTCTACGATCAGACGCGAACGTTAGGAACGTTATTACCATTGAAGAAGGAGATGGATAgtgtcgtatgaacggtgtgtgccaacgatgaactccagattactgtttcttcttcgaatcacaatttctcgtatcgctgtgcagtcgcctaccatAATTCCAGCAATGTCTTTAACAACATGTGCATTGGATCTACAAACGTGTTCTCCAGCCGGTGTTTTATAAGAATtgcgaatcacaatttctcgagtcgctgtgcagtcgcctaccatAATTCCAGCAATGTCTTCAACAACATGCGCATTGGATCTACGAACGTGTTCACTAGCCGGTGTTTTATAAGAATTGCAATCCGAGCATGTATgatatgaagaatttcaataattcgtcgTGCTTATTCAAAAAGGCCTCCAGCTCGTCGGCGTTGTACCTACCTTTAGCCGAATTGAGGATACTGGtgcatgtgtggatgaaagttcgatgaagtGGACGTAGTACCATCTCTCATTCaataacataaataaatttgtgctgtttgaaaaacaaacaaacgaaacgTTAAAGTATCTGGATTTcgtttatacaaaaatactaaaatggCAATTAAAAATTAGTAATGTGCTACATTTTATTAAATGAGGATTATATGTATTTTCATgccaaattcaaaaaaaaaaactttattcagCAATTTTTTTCCCTGCATAAAGTCACCCTAATCGCTATTAATCATAAGGTAATCGATATCCTAGCGGCAcaatatatagtttacgacctattctcatgcctaccaagttttttatacataatttcatagaaatcggtcgagccgtttctgaggagttcgaccacgaacatcgtgacacgagatctTTATATGTataaattttattgtagtcaagtgTAAAAAAAGGCttaattgtatccaaaaatcaaattaattttgcGAAACGGAAAAAAGTGCCCACCTACCTATCTTTCTTTTTCTGCaatataagttttttttgtttttattgtttattcatCATGCTCTTTTTTGTCTGTTACATAAAAAAAGACTTGTCCAGcaaattcatgttttcttcaagAAAGATTAAACAATAGAAAAAACAACGTTTGTCAATTTGAAATGCCCACTTTTTACTATATTTAAACAGAGGATTTGGATCCAGCCTGTTAGGTGTTCAGTAGTTGATGTGTCATCCCTTGGCCTTCAACAGTTTTTGAAAACGTTTCGGCATACTCTCCACCAGATTTTTGAGGTGTTGTTGGCCAATATCTTCCCAGGCGGTCTCAAGGGCTTGAAATTAGTTATGCTTGATGGTAATCCCTGTCTTATAAACTCGTGAATATGAATGGCCCACAAATTCTCTATTGAGTTCAGATCTGGACTATGTGGGGACCATTCCATACGTTTTATGTGGcagaacacaattttttttccagaccAGTTTTACCAATAAAACCTCCAAGTTCTCACATAATTTATCAATGCATGAATCTGCTGTCATAATACCATAAATTTTTACCAAATCACCATCATCGACCCAAGAAAAACACCCCCACCCTATCACGTTCTCTCCGCAATGTTCCACTGTGCCTTGGATATACCGATCATGGAGAGCCTCTCCAGTTCTACGCCATACGCGAGCTCTTTTTTTTACATTGCTAATAAATGCTTCCTACAAAACCTGCTCTTCATACCGAGTCCGGCGATCCTTCTGCGTAGAGTGCTGTCCGATATCGGGTTGAATCGCTTCCTTGATTTCCCTTAGGGTAACTTTtcgttttttctgaatttttcgaATGATTCCGTATCGGTTCGGGATTTTGTTGTACGCTTCCTTCCCCTTCCTGGTCGATCAGCTGCTGAACCATAGGTACCAAACTTTGCCCAAAGTTTGGTTATCGCTGCCTTGCTGCATCCATACTTTTCACCAATCTTACGATATGATCCACCTTTCTCGGTGTCATTAATAATAAGTTTTCGGATCTGCAAGGGAATAGTTTTGCGTCGTATTACCCATGGCTATTTAGATAATTCGTACTGAATCTTTCTGACCGACAAATGAAACCAGTAACGAGATCAACAAACACTTGGAAAtgtcaaaataataataaaaagagGGATGATTCAATGAGACATATTACATAttcattgagcttgagcttaagcttgggtagactgtacacttcgtagttgctcttcgtgattgacctgaaccaaccaaatcgtacaaagaacacacagaatgacgcttgggactagcaaattattctcgttgtgcaattttcggtgattcgagctttaaatggtcaataacgacgccggccacgtccttacagtcaccaggggaagggaaggaatgttagtatgatattcgccgcccgaaggccagaagggtcgcctctatagcgtggttcgctagcgtttatcatgggagggacagttgttagtggggagaggtaaaAATCCGACAACAGCATGTGATACAATACGCGGCAAAGATTATTGTATCCTTAGAAGGAAAACCTGTCAAATAGATTGGACCGGCTTTTATTCTAGTATTCATCGCACgtactttttttcgaaatttaatcACTCCGGCGGATATTTAACTGTGAGAAACCTAAGAAGgtaggtaaccgagagaattcctCTAAAGCCAATCGAACTGGCAATATGTTCCTGTTCTGTATCGAACTTCAACCGCGACGACGGAAACCTGACAAGGTCACCGAGAAAATACCTTCC
The Toxorhynchites rutilus septentrionalis strain SRP chromosome 2, ASM2978413v1, whole genome shotgun sequence genome window above contains:
- the LOC129770272 gene encoding pickpocket protein 28-like translates to MTLPRSDHHDGEIVRYPKEQRNKEMQHDSAKSGGNFIRKLSYNKHIKHIHSLEDSFVDFCGSSSIHGVRYIGCRDSSYVEKLIWTVIFITTLYFAGTNILEAWVKWEKNPVKIVTSDKVTYSWEIPFPAVTICPQTKSKRSLYDIGRAYCETKGDPNKLDDHLKGLLQLCDAPCFYNINYTSPANPRIVRLMDEVAPTLEDICESITWDLDKLGCAGMFEKVLTEDGVCYSFNPISARELFRADRLHRHYNHSEASIAIQNWSPEEGYGSVDTDVEYPRRSFLDDKKIDLVINLRLNVSDYDYHCRAEQGFMVYVHSPEDFPQANYRAIYVPMGKSTYITVKPQVTEVSSKLLQFSPERRKCFTPEEKQLELFKVYTQKNCELECRAREQLFTEGCVNFALPHDDEDKICNVKKVHCTGDGSRGREKKILPRRNSDRKSCNCLQTCTYLKYVSEMLQTDLDYWSIRKDQRKSSNISYTQISVHYNKEKFPTFERTDSYTLTELLGTFGGLLGLFMGVSLLSFVEILYFCTLRPFCVWRRKNRKLQKQQQANARRAAEI